The nucleotide window TCCACGGCAAGGTCGCAGGGCTCGCCGTCCTTCTCGAATTCCCAATCGAACATGCGGCCATCGGGAAAGCGCTGTCGGATGCACGCGTGGACGGCGAGATCCTGTGGGCTGCGCGGAGACCCGTGCCGATCGAGATAAGCGGGAGAACCGACGACGGCGAAACGCTGTGAGCCGCCGATGGGCAGGGCGATCATGTCCTTCGCCACGCGGTCGCCCATGCGGATGCCCGCATCGAACCCTTCGGCCACCACATCGGTCAGCACGTTGTCGCCGGTGATCTCGATGGCGACGCCGGGATGACGTGCCAGGAACCGCGCCACCAGCGGCAGGAGAATGAGCCGGCACGCCGCGTGCGGGGCGTTGATCCTGAGATGACCGGTGACGTCGTCGCCAAACAGACGCGTGGCGTCCACGGCGTCCCCGATCTCGGCCAGGGCGGGACCGAGCCGCGCGAGGAGGGCCGCCCCGGCTTCCGTCATGGCGACGCTGCGGGTGGTGCGATGGAGCAACCGCACGCCCATCCGCGCTTCGAGACCACGCAGGGCATGGCTCAGGGCCGACGGCGAGACGCCAAGCTCCGCAGCGGCTTTGCGAAAGCTGCGATGGGTCGCGACGGACGCGAAGGCGGCGAGATCCGACAGGTCGGCGCGCTGCATTGATGAAGCTCGCTCAGCAGCTCATTCAGGATTGCCCAGCTTATGGGAGGAAGCGCACCCTGTCAGAGATCGCGTCCACGATGAACAGGATGTGTCCCATGCAAAAGCGGCCCCTCGGCACCACCGGTCTCACCATCTCCGCCCCCGGCCTCGGCTGCATGGGCATGTCCGAATTCTACGGGCCGACGGAGGATACCGCCTCGCTGGCGACGCTGAGCGCGGCCCTCGATATCGGCTACGACTTCCTCGACACCGCCGACACGTACGGTCTCGGCCATAACGAGGAGCTGCTCGGCACCTTCCTGAAGCATCGCCGCGACGGGATCGTCCTCGCCACCAAGTTCGGCATCGTGCGCGATGCGGCCGGATCGCGCCGGATCGACAACACGCCCGCCTATGTCGCGGCGGCCTGCGACGCATCGCTGAAGCGCCTGCGCATCGAGACGATCGACCTGTACTATTGCCACCGCCGCAATCCCGAGACGCCGCTGGAAGAGACCATCGGCGCCATGGCGAAGCTGGTGGCGGCGGGCAAGGTTCGGGCGCTCGGCCTCTCGGAGGTATCCCCGGCGACGTTGCGGGCCGCGCATGCCCTCCATCCCATCGCGGCGGTCCAGAGCGAGTATTCGCTGTGGAGCCGGGAGCCGGAGGACGGGATGCTGGAGACCTGCGCCGAACTCGGCGTGACCTTCGTGGCCTATTCGCCCCTCGGGCGCGGCTTCCTCACCGGGGCTATCGATCCGGAGGCGCTGAGCGAGGGCGACTTCCGCAAGGGCAACCCGCGTTTCCAGGGGCCGGCCCTGGCGCAGAACCGGCGCCTCGCCGACACGCTCGGCACCTTCGCGACAGCTCGCGGTGTCACCGCGGCACAGGTGGCCCTGGCCTGGCTCGTGACCAAAGCACCGAACGTGGTGCCAATCCCCGGCGCCCGCCGTGCGACCCGGCTCGCTGAGAACGCGGCGGGCGTCGACCTCGCACTGTCGACAGGGGATGTGGCGGAACTCGACACCCTGTTCGCGCGGGATGCGGTGGCGGGCGCACGCTACGCGGCCGGCGGAACGGCCGGTATCGAGGTCATCTGACCCGGATGCGCGCGGGCGCTCGCTGGCGCCGGCCCGCGTCAGACCGCGTCAGACCGAGAGTTCGCGCCTCACTCCCACTCGATCGTGCCGGGCGGCTTCGAGGTGATGTCGTAGGTCACCCGGTTGATGCCCTTGACCTCGTTGATGATGCGGGTGGCGACGCGGCCGAGGAAGGCCATGTCGAAGGGGTAGAAGTCGGCGGTCATGCCGTCGACCGAGGTGACGGCGCGGAGCGCGCAGACATGGTCGTAGGTGCGGCCATCGCCCATCACGCCCACCGTCTTCACCGGCAGGATCACGGCGAAAGCCTGCCAGATCGTGTCGTAGAGCCCGGCCTTGCGGATCTCGTCGAGGTAGATCGCGTCGGCCTTGCGCAGGGCCTCCAGCTTCTCGGCGGTGATGGTGCCGGGGCAGCGGATGGCAAGGCCCGGGCCGGGGAACGGATGGCGGCCGACGAAAGCCTCCGGCAGGCCGAGTTCCTTGCCGAGGACCCGGACCTCGTCCTTGAACAATTCGCGCAGGGGCTCCACCAGCTGCATGTTCATGCGCTCGGGCAGGCCGCCGACATTGTGGTGGCTCTTGATCGTCACCGAGGGGCCGCCGGTGAACGAGACGCTCTCGATCACGTCCGGATAGAGCGTGCCCTGCGCGAGGAAGGCCGCGCCGCCGATCTTCTTCGCCTCCTCGTCGAACACGTCGATGAACAGGCGGCCGATGGTCTTGCGCTTGATCTCCGGGTCGCTGACGCCCTCCAACTGTCCGAGGAACAGCTCCTGCGCCTGAACATGGATCAAGGGGATGTTGTAGTGATCGCGGAACAGCCGCACGACCTCGTCGGCCTCGCCGAGGCGGAGCAGGCCGTGATCGACGAAAACGCAGGTGAGCTGATCGCCGATCGCCTCGTGGATCAGCACGGCCGCCACCGACGAGTCGACACCGCCCGACAGGCCGCAGATCACCCGCTCCTTGCCGACCTGCTCACGGATCTTGGCGATCGCCTCTTCGCGGTAGGCCCCCATGGTCCAGTCGCCGGTACAGCCGGCGATGTCGCGCACGAAGTTGCGGATCAGAAGCGCCCCGTGCGGGGTATGCGCCACCTCCGGGTGGAACTGGACCGCATAATAGTTGCGCGCTTCGTCGGCGACGGCGGCGAAGGGGGCGTTCTTGGAGATGGCGACGGTGGTGAAGCCGTTGGGCAGCTTGGTGACGCGGTCACCGTGGCTCATCCAGACCGGGTAATGCTCGCCCACGTGCCAGACGCCCTTGAACAGCGGGCAATCGGCCAGGATCTCGATCTCGGCGCGGCCGAACTCGGCATGGTGGCCACCCTCGACCTCGCCGCCGAGCTGGGCGGCCATGGTCTGCTGGCCGTAGCAGATGCCGAAGACCGGCACGCCCGAATCGAACACGACCTGTGGCGTGCGGGGCGAGGCGTCGCTCGTGACCGATTCGGGGCCGCCGGAGAGGATCACGCCCTTGGGCTTGGTCTCGGCGAAGGCCTCCGCCGCCTTGGTGAAGGGGACGATCTCGCAATAGACCCCCTCCTCACGCACGCGCCGTGCGATGAGCTGGGTCACCTGGCTGCCGAAATCGACGATGAGGATCTTGTCGTGGTCGGTATTCATGCATCGGAGTTAGACGAGCCCCTGCCCCCGTGCAACGCGCAGGTTCCGCAGGGCGCGCTCTGCCCACATGCGTTGGGCGCGCCCGCACATCAGGGGAGGCTCCGCCGGATGCGGTCCGGTCACGCCCGCAGGAAGCCGCGCCGGCGCATCCAGGTGAGGAACAGCCCGGACCATGCCGCGGCCGGAGAGCCCGGCACGCCGAGGCCGAAGCCGTGGCCGCCGCGCTCGAACAGGTGCAGCTCCGTCGGCACCAGGGCACCGCGCAGGGCCGAGTACATCAGCAGGCTGTTGTCTACGACCGCGATCGGATCGTCGGCCGCCTGGGCGAGGAAGGTCGGCGGCGCCTTCTCGCGCACATGAGTATCCACCGAATAAACCGACGCCTTCACCGGATCGGGCGGGTCGCCCGCGAGGATACGGCGCGTGGAGGTGCGATCGAAAGGCGGTCGCAAGGTGATGACCGGGTAGATCAGGCCGGCGAGCTCGGGCCGCGCCGAGAGCGCATCGCTCGCATCGAGCGCGGCATAGGTTTCCGCCGTGGCGCGCGTGGCCGCCTCCCCCATCAGGTGGCCGCCGGCGGAGAAGCCGAGGACGCCGATCCGCTCGGGGTCGACGCCGTAGCTCACGGCCCCCGCCCGAACCAGCCGGAGCGCCCGCTGCACGTCCTGAAGCGGTGCGTCGGGGCCGGCCGCCCAGCCCTCGCCGGGCAGGCGGTAGATCAGGACGAAGGCGGTGATACCGACGCCGGCGAGCCATCGCGCCACCGGGATTCCCTCATTGCCGATGTCGATGCGGCGGTAGCCCCCGCCCGCCGCCACCACCATGGCCGCGCCGTTGGGTTTCGGCGCACGCATCACCAGCAAACAGGGCCGCGCGACGTTGCTGATCACCCCATCGCGGCTCTCGTCGAAACGCCCATCGGCCGCGATGGGGCCACCGCCTCCTGGCGGAAGGCCGGGCCAGAGGTCGATCACATCGAGGTTGGTGCCGGGAGCCGGAATCGCCTCGGCACGGGCCTCCGTACCGCCGGACAGCATCGCCGCGGCTGCGGCGAACAATGTCCGGCGGTCGAGGCGCATCAGCCGCGCCGTTCCAGGGTGGCGACGTAGAACCCGTCGGTCCCCGTAAGCGCCGGACTCATCTGCAGGCCGTGCTCGGTGAGCCGGACCACCTCCGCGAGTCCGGGAACATGGTCGGCGAGGATCGTCTCCGCCGGCAGGATCGTCAGCCCGCCATCGGCACGTGCCAGGATGCCGTCGACGGCGGCGTCGTTCTCCTCCCTCAGCAGGGAGCAGGTGATGTAGGTGATCCGTCCACCCGGCCGTACCAGGCGCAAGGCCCGGTCGAGCACTTCGGCCTGGTCGGCGACGCGCGCGCTGAGGGAACCTGGGCGCAGGCGCCATTTGGCGTCGGGATTACGCCGCCAGGTTCCCGTGCCGGTGCAGGGCGCGTCGACCACGACCCGATCGACGGTGCCGTCGAGATCGCCGAGGACGTCGGCCCTGGCGCGGCCGCCGCGCGGCGTGCGGATTTCGGCCTCGACGCCGGCTCGGCGCAGGCGATCGTGGATCGGTGCGAGACGGCGCGGGTCGTCGTCGGTGGCGATGAGCCGGCCCCGGTTCTGCATCATCGCCGCCAGAGCGAGGGTCTTGCCGCCGCCGCCGGCGCAGAGATCGACCACGGTCTCGCCGGGGCGCGCACCGCTCAGGATACCGGCGATCTGGGACCCTTCGTCCTGGATCTCGTACCACCCGTCGAGGAATTCCGGCTCCACATGCAGAGCGGGGCCGCGCCCGTCCTCGCCCAGGGGAATGCGCAGGCCGTTGGGCGCGTGGGGCGTCGGCTCCGGTGCCAGATGGGCGAGGCCGGCCAATGCCGTCTCGCGGTCGCGCTTCAAGGTGTTGACGCGGATGTCGAGGGGGGCACGACGGGCCAGCGCACGCAGTTCCTCCAGCAGAGCGTCGCCGAACAGGTGTTCCAGCGAAGGCAGGATCCAGTCCGGCACGTCGCCGGCCACATGCGCCGGCGCATCGGACAGGGAGCCCTCGGCAATGGCCGTCCGCTCGGCATCGGTCAGGGGATCGGGCGCGAAGCGCTCGCCGGAGAACAGGCCGGCGATGGTCGGCGCGGCAAGTCCATGCTGCAGCCGCAGCATGCCGATGAGGATGGCGCGCGGCGTCTCCTCTCCCATCACCCAGGCGGCGGAGGCGCGACGGCGCAGGGCGTCGTAGACGAGGCTCGCGATGGCGGCACGGTCGCCGGAGCCGGCGAAACGGTGGGCGAGGCCCCAATCCTTGAGGGCATCGGCGGCCGGACGGCGGCGGCCGGCGATGTCGGCGAGCACCTCGATGGCGGCGGAGAGACGAGCGGGAGGGGTCAGGACGAAATCCTCAGGGTTAGGGAAGCGTGACCGAGCGGAAACGTTGCCGCGATACGGCCACGCTTTGATCCGCAGCCGAACACAATACAGCCGAGCTTCCGGCGCGATCCGTCGTCAAAACGGCATGGCGCCAGAACTGTCTCGTGCCCTTGCTGCGCCCGAGCCCGCTGCGTCAACGTCCGGAGCTTCGCAATCGTCATGTCCCCCATCATTCATCTGGCCCTCGCGGGCCTCGTCCTGCTCAGCGTCGCCGCCTGCTCCACCGCGCCCGCCGTCGATCTGACGCCTCCGCCCCAGCGTCCCTACGATGCCAAGACGCAGCTCGAATACGGCAATCGGCCTCCGCCGCCGCCCGCTCCGCGTTACTGATCGTCCGGTGCCGACGGAGGCCGCCGCTCAGGCGGCCTCACGGGCGCGACGGTTCTCGTAGGCCTTGAGATGCGTGTAGACCCGGTCGAGCATCGGGTGCGCGCCGTCCCGGCTGCGGGCGATGAGATCGCCGATGATGTGATCGGCCTCGATCCGTGCCTTGTTCTCGATGTCGCGCAGCATCGAGGCGGTGAAGGCGGACCCCTCGGCCGTCAGGGTGGTGCTCGTGTTCTGCATCACCTTGTCCCGCGGCGCGTTACCGGCATCTTCCGCGATCCTGCGGCACTCCTCCATCAGGGCCTGGATGAAGGCGAGACCGCCCGGTGCGGCGACGATATCCCCGATGGTGGCACGCATCAGGCAGGTCGAGCCGGCCAGCGTCGCCAGGAACGACCATTTTTCCCACATCTCCAGCACCATCGTCTCGCTGAGGCGCGGCTGGAATTTGACGCCCTGCATGAGCGCCTCGATCCGCTCGACGCGCTCCGACCGGCCACCGCTCCGCTCGCCATAGGTGAAGGTGTGGAGCGGACTCATTTGATGGATCTCGCCATTGGCCGCCACCGTCGCCGCGATGGCGCAGGATCCACCGAGGACACGCTCCGGCCCGAAAGCGGCATCGAGCGCATCGAGATGGCGCATGCCGTTCAGCACGGGCAGCACCATCGTCGTCGGGCCGAGCGCCGGCGCCACGTCCGCGATGGCGGCATCGAGATCGTAGGCCTTGCAGCTCAACAGGACGAGGTCGAAGCCGTCGCCCTCATTCGCGGCGAGGTCGGAAGCCGTGACCGTCGCGGGTTCGGCGAGGTGAACGTCGCCCACCGGGCTTCTGACGCTGAGGCCTGACGCGGCCAGTTTCTCGGCCCTGGCCGGACGGACGAGGAAGGTCACGTCCCGTCCCACCTCCGCGAGGCGCGCTCCGAAATAACCGCCTGTGGCACCGGCGCCGACGACGAGTACGCGCATGGGACGATCCTCAACCTCAATGAGCCTTCCTCTTTATCGGATGAGGGCGGCGACTTTCCAGGCGTGAGTTCGAATTCCGCCGGACGTGACTTCAAACTCGGCCAAAAGTGACTTCGAACGCGGCCAAACGTGAGCTCAAATTCCAATGGGGGCGACGACGATCCGCACTGCGAAGATGATCCACATCGCCAGGAGCACCAGAGCACCGGCCGCATAGGCCTGGAAACGATAGGGAACGTGGTTCGAGGTGACATAGACGCCCGCATGGACGGCGCGCGTCGCGACGAAGATCCAGGACAGGACGACGAAGAGGAGGTCGGCCTTCTTCGTGTAGAGCGCCAGCGGCACCAGGGCGAAGAACAGCATCGGCAGTTCGAATTGGTTCGAGAACGCATTCGCCGCCTGCTGGGCGCGGGGCGGCCAATTGCGCTGGCCCATCGAAACGTCGCCGGCCTTCACGGAGCCCGCTCTGACCTCGCTGAGGCGCACGCGCCCGAGCCAGAGCATCAGCACGAAGATCAGCAGCACCTGCGCGAAGACGGGAGCGAGGATGGCCTGGACGGTCATGGCATTTCCTGATGCTGCCGCTTCGCTAACTCAGTGCGACGAGGCCGAGATGCGCGACGAGGATGGCGCAGCCGAGAAAGTTGACGACGAAGACCCGGCCCCGGAGACGCACGTCGTCGGTGAGCGTCTGGATTCCGGTATGGATCACCCGGCCCGCGAAGAAGAGCCAGGCAGCGGACACGTCGATCCAGGTCACCCGGTCGAAGGCGATCAACAAGGCGACGCAGGCGAAGACGATGACGGGGAGTTCGAACTGGTTGGAGAGGTTGCGGGTGATGCGGGCGATCGGCGCCGGCTCGTCGCGGCCGAACTCGAAACAACCGAACTGCACCTCGCCGCGACGCACCGCCAAGAGCCGCGCCACGGAGAGCCAGACATAGAGGCCAAAGGTGAGACCGATCTGCGCCAGCACCGGCCAGAGCAGGAGGTGACGCGGATCGGTCATCGGGTCGCCCTCAGGCGCGGCTCGGATAGTTCGGGCTCTCGCGGGTGATGGTCACGTCGTGGACGTGGCTCTCGCGCAGGCCCGCATTGGTGATGCGCACGAACTGAGCCTTGTCCTGGAACTCGGGGATGGTCGGCGCGCCGACATAGCCCATGGCGGCACGCAGGCCGCCGGCGAGCTGGTGCAGCACCGCCGCCACCGGCCCCTTGTAGGGGACCTGGCCCTCGATACCCTCGGGCACGAGCTTATGGGTGTCGCTGACCTCGGCCTGGAAATAGCGGTCGGCCGAGCCGCGGGCCATGGCGCCCACGGAGCCCATGCCACGGTAGCTCTTGTAGGAGCGGCCCTGGTGCAGGAACACTTCGCCCGGCGCCTCGTCGGTCCCGGCGAGAAGCGAGCCCAGCATCGCCACGGAGGCGCCGGCCGCGATCGCCTTGGCGAGATCGCCCGAGAACTTGATGCCGCCATCCGCGATGACCGGCACGTCGGCCCGGTCTGCGGCCTCGACCGCCTCCATCAGGGCGGTGAGCTGAGGCACGCCGACGCCGGCCACGATGCGGGTGGTGCAGATCGAGCCCGGGCCGATGCCGACCTTGATCGCGTCCGCGCCGGCATCGATGAGGGCCTGCGCCCCATCGCGGGTGGCGACGTTGCCTGCCACGACCTGCACGGCATTGGAGAGCTGCTTCACCCGGCGCACGGCATCGAGCACCTTGATCGAGTGGCCATGCGCGGTATCGACCACGATCACGTCGCAGCCGGCATCGATGAGGCGCTCGGCCCGCTCGAACCCGCTATCGCCGGTGGTGGTGGCGGCGGCGACCCGGAGGCGGCCCTGCTCGTCCTTGACCGCGCCGGGATAGGCGACCTGCTTCTCGATATCCTTCACCGTGATCAGGCCGATGCAGCGGTAATGGTCGTCGACGACGAGAAGCTTCTCGATGCGGAACTGGTGAAGCAGCCGCTTGGCCTCCTCCTGGTTCACGCCCTCGCGCACGGTGATGAGCCGGTCGCGCGTCATGAGCTCGGCGACGGTCTCGGAGGAATTCGTCGCGAAGCGCACGTCGCGGTTGGTGAGGATGCCGACGAGCTTGCCGCGGGAGCCGTTCGGGCCGCGCTCCACCACCGGGATTCCGGAGATGCGGTTCTGCTTCATCAGCGAGAACGCGTCCGCAAGGGTCTCGTCGGGGTGGATGGTGATCGGGTTGAGCACCATGCCCGACTCGTACTTCTTGACGAGACGGACCTGCTCGGCCTGCTCGTCGGGCTCGAGATTGCGGTGGATGACGCCCATGCCACCGTTCTGCGCCATGGCGATGGCCATGGGCGCTTCGGTCACGGTATCCATGGCCGAGGCCAAGATCGGCATGTTGAGGTGGATCGAGCGGGTCAGGCGCGTCGCGACGCTGACCTCGGTGGGCATCACCGAGGATGCGGCGGGACGAAGGAGCACGTCATCGAAGGTCAGGCCCTCGATGATGGAATCCGCGGTGATACGAGCCATGTGCCAACTCCCGAACGGGTGAGAGGCGCCGGGCTGGAAACAGCTATCGGCGCCGAATGCGTTGGCACGGCGCAGTATCATGGGGCCGGACCCTGCGCAAAGGCAGGATCACGGCATCGCAACAGGAAAACTCAGTTGATGGCGTCGCGGGGGCCCTTGTCGGTCCAATCCGGCGGCAGGCCGATGTAATCGCCGATCATTCCGTCGATGCCCGGCGCCCGTCCGAACTGCTCGCAATCCGGGTCGAGCGGCGCCTCGCCGAGGGTGGTGACGCGGATGCGGTTCCAATTGGGAATCGCCAGCGGTTCCTTGAACGGGTCGCGCCCGGTCACGAGAAGCGTGCCGAAATCCTGGCCGAATTCGCCCGCTAGATCGTAGGCATCGCCGGCCGACGAGAAGCGGGCCTGGTTGGTGAAGGCGTTGGCACCGCCCGCCCAGACCATCGCCGCCCGCTGCTGGTGGCGGCCGTCGAGAGCTTCGGCCTCGACGGTGATGCTGCCGAGACCGATGGGGATGCGCGGGATCGGCACGCGGCCCACCGCCGTGGCGAAGCCGACGCCGAGCTGGGACGCCACGGTGATTCCGGCCGAAGTGGCGATCGTCGCACCTGCAGCCGGCACGTTGGTGAGGTCGACGCGGGTGACCGCGGAGCGAACCGTCAGGTCCGCCTTCTTGGTGGAGACCACGTCGTATCGCAGCGACAACTCATAGCAGAGCGCGCGGTCGGCGGCATTCGCGATCAGACGGCGTTCGATGTCGTTGAGACCGGGCCCGGAAATCGATTCCGGAAACCGGGTCGGAACGATGCGGACGGTCCGGGTCGCGGCGAGCGCCGCCGGATCGGCATAGAGCTTCGCCTTGGTCGCCACTTCGTCACTGACGGCGAGGCGATCGTAGCGGGTGAGGGATCCGGTTTCGTTGAGGAGGACGGTGCCGCATCCGGCGACCGTCAGGAGGAGGCCCAGAGCTCCTCCGAGCAGGGGCGAGCGTCGACAGGTTTCGAACCGCGAGGGCATTCGATGACTTTCATGCGGAATGGCGTCGGCGAGGTCCCGTTCGGCTGGTGCGAGGCGGGACAGCCGGATGTATTGCTGAGCTTAAGGGCGTATCCGCCCCCCCGAAAGGCGGCCCTGCCGGCTCAGGGGCTCGTAGCCGCCACCTGTGGCCCACGTGTCACGGTTGCAGACCACGTGCGACTTCACACCCTTCATCCACAGCGACGGTAAAATTCGCAGGCTGTTGCGTAAGGATCGGGTTTGAGCGCAATCCGAAAGCTTTCCGGAACCGGCGCCTCGACTGCGCTGCTGACCCGAGCCTCATGCGCGCATCACAGATTGTCCCCCTCGTCGTCGCCACTGCCCTGTTCATGGAGAACACCGATTCCACGGTGATCGCCACCGCCTTGCCGGCCATCGCGAGGAGCCTCAACGAGGATCCGATCGCGCTGAAACTCGCGCTCACCGCCTACCTCGTGAGCCTGGCGATCTTCATTCCGATCAGCGGCTGGATGGCCGACCGCTACGGCGCGCGAACGATCTTTCGCACGGCCCTCGTCGTGTTCATGGCGGGATCGCTGGCCTGCGCCGCGTCCGACTCGCTCAGCGCCTTCGTCGCCGCCCGCGCGTTTCAGGGTATCGGCGGCGCGATGATGGTGCCGGTGGGCCGCCTCGTCATCCTACGGGCGGTGCCGAAGAGCGAGCTCGTCAGCGCCCTCGCCTACCTGACGATCCCCGCCCTGATCGGTCCGATCATGGGACCACCGCTCGGCGGATTGATCACCACTTATCTCGACTGGCGCTGGATCTTCTTCATCAACATCCCGATCGGGCTTGTGGGGATCGTGCTCTCGACGATCTACTTCGAGAACGTTCGCGAGCTCTCGCGGCCACCGCTCGACGTCATCGGCTTCCTGCTGTCCGGGGCCGGCCTCGCCACGCTGATGCTCGGTCTCGCCTCGCTGGGACGCCACCTCCTGCCGGACTACGTCTCGTGGGGCTGCCTCGGCGGTGGTGCGATCCTGCTTGCGCTGTACTTCGTGCATTCGCGCCGGGTGGCGCATCCGGTGATCCGGCTCGATCTGCTGAAATACCCGACCTTTCGCGCCGCGGTGACCGGCGGCAGCCTGTTCCGCATCGGCACCGGGGCGATTCCCTTCCTGCTGCCGCTGTTGCTGCAGATCGGCTTCGGCCTCGATCCGCTGCAATCGGGGCTTCTCACCTTCGCGGCGGCGGCGGGGGCTCTGCTGATCAAGATCATCGGACCGCGCATCCTGCGCGCCTACGGTTTCCGCCGGGTGATGCTGTTCAACGCCGTGATCGCCTCGGGATTCCTCGCCGTGAACGGGCTGTTCACGGCGCAGACGCCGCATTGGCTGATCGTCGGGATCCTGCTCGTCGGAGGTTGCGTCCGCTCGCTCCAGTTCACCTGCGTCAACGCCATCGCCTATGCCGAACTGGAGACGCGGGAGATGAGTTCGGCCACCAGCCTCGCGAGCGTCGCCCAGCAATTGTCGCTCAGCCTCGGCGTCTCCATCGGCGCCCTGGCTCTCGAGACAGCCGCCGCCCGGCATGGCCGCACGGCGATCGAGGCGGGCGATTTCTGGCCGGCCTTCCTCACCGTGGCGCTGATCTCTTTCGCTTCGCTCTTCGCCTTCCTCCGGCTGAAGCCCGATGCCGGCGCGGAGGTCTCGGGTCAGCGGCTGGCGTCGAAGGGCGTGTAGGCTCCCGCTCTCAGGCGGCCGCGCGGGTCGACGGGCGGGCGGGGCTGCGCTTCGGCCCCTTCGTCGATTTCGCGTTGGCATTGGCGGATTGCGGCTTGGCGGGAGCGCGCAGCGGCGCCTCGCGGGTCGATTGGCGCCACCCCTGCCAGCTCCAGGCGCCCGGCCCAGTCAGGGCATAGATCAGGAAGCCGCCGGCAAGGCCGAGATCGGCCAGGAACAGGGTGCGCTCCGTCACTGCTGCCGCTCCGGCATAGGCCCAGAACCCGTGCAGCAGGACCGCCATCGTCACGGCAAAGGCCGCCATCGCGAACCCGGTGAGGCGGGGCAGCACACCGAGGATCAGCGCCAGGGGGCCGAAGACCTGGACGACGACGGCCGCGGTGGCGATGGCATTGGGATACGGCATCCCGGTTCCCGCCAGGGACAGGGCGAAGCCCGACACGTTGAGCGCACGAGCGATGCCCGTCGGCAGCAAGGCCGCCGCCAGCAAGAGGCGCGATGCGAGGAGTATCCCGTCCTGGCTACGACCGAACACGCGCGAACTCCGTCCCTGATCCATCGAGAAAGAGAGGTTGGTCAGGGTCGGCTGAAGACGGCGTTAAGGTTGGGCGGGCGTGCACACCCGCCTGCGGATCGTCGTCCCGCTCTCCCGAGCGAGCGCTCTTGGAACCGAACGAACGCGCCCGCGACGTTCTCGATCATCCCGGCCGATGCCCAGGCATTCACGTCCCTGCAGAGGAAGCCGGCGACCGGGGCAGCGTATCACCCCGACACCCCGCCCCTGAACAGGCGCCCGCGCTCGGTCCAGGCGACGACGAGCAGCGCCGAGCCGCCGAGGCCGGCATAGCCGAGGCCGATGGGCAGGACCGTACCGTCGAAGGCGTGTCCGATGACGAAGCCGCAGAAGGCGCCGAGGATCGTCGTGTAGAAGCCGAGGAAGGACGAGGCCGTGCCGGCGATCTCGCCCAGGGGCTGCAACGCCAGGGCGTTGAAGTTCGGCATGGCGAAGCTGATCATGAACTGGTTGCAGGCCAACACCGTCAGGAACAGCCACAGCGGCGGATGCCCGCCATAGGCGAGGCCGATTCCGATCTGGACGAGTGCCACCGCCACGAACAGGGTCAGGCCCACATGCGACAGCGGCCGCATTCCGAGCCGCCGCACCAAGCGGGCATTGACGAGGGTCGCCGCGCCCATGGCGGCGGCAACCAGCCCGAAGGCAAGCGGAAACAGGGCTCCGAGCTTGTAGAGCCCGGTGTCGAACACCTGCTGGGCCGAGCCGACATAGCCCATGATGCAGCCGGTCAGCAGCCCCAGCGCGGTGGCGTAGCCCACGGCCACGCGGGTGCGGAAGGTCAGGGCGACGGCCTGGCCGATCGACCGCAGCGAGAGCGGGCGCCGAAACTCGGAATGCAGTGTCTCCGGCATGCGCCAGGAAAACCACAGGGAGAGAATGCCGGCCAGCACCAGCATCGACACGAAGACGTAGTGCCAGGATCCGAGGAGCAGCATCGCTCCGCCGATGGCGGGGGCGATCATCGGCACGATGAGAAACACCATC belongs to Methylobacterium sp. 77 and includes:
- the panE gene encoding 2-dehydropantoate 2-reductase; its protein translation is MRVLVVGAGATGGYFGARLAEVGRDVTFLVRPARAEKLAASGLSVRSPVGDVHLAEPATVTASDLAANEGDGFDLVLLSCKAYDLDAAIADVAPALGPTTMVLPVLNGMRHLDALDAAFGPERVLGGSCAIAATVAANGEIHQMSPLHTFTYGERSGGRSERVERIEALMQGVKFQPRLSETMVLEMWEKWSFLATLAGSTCLMRATIGDIVAAPGGLAFIQALMEECRRIAEDAGNAPRDKVMQNTSTTLTAEGSAFTASMLRDIENKARIEADHIIGDLIARSRDGAHPMLDRVYTHLKAYENRRAREAA
- a CDS encoding MAPEG family protein, which produces MTVQAILAPVFAQVLLIFVLMLWLGRVRLSEVRAGSVKAGDVSMGQRNWPPRAQQAANAFSNQFELPMLFFALVPLALYTKKADLLFVVLSWIFVATRAVHAGVYVTSNHVPYRFQAYAAGALVLLAMWIIFAVRIVVAPIGI
- a CDS encoding MAPEG family protein, with the translated sequence MTDPRHLLLWPVLAQIGLTFGLYVWLSVARLLAVRRGEVQFGCFEFGRDEPAPIARITRNLSNQFELPVIVFACVALLIAFDRVTWIDVSAAWLFFAGRVIHTGIQTLTDDVRLRGRVFVVNFLGCAILVAHLGLVALS
- the guaB gene encoding IMP dehydrogenase; amino-acid sequence: MARITADSIIEGLTFDDVLLRPAASSVMPTEVSVATRLTRSIHLNMPILASAMDTVTEAPMAIAMAQNGGMGVIHRNLEPDEQAEQVRLVKKYESGMVLNPITIHPDETLADAFSLMKQNRISGIPVVERGPNGSRGKLVGILTNRDVRFATNSSETVAELMTRDRLITVREGVNQEEAKRLLHQFRIEKLLVVDDHYRCIGLITVKDIEKQVAYPGAVKDEQGRLRVAAATTTGDSGFERAERLIDAGCDVIVVDTAHGHSIKVLDAVRRVKQLSNAVQVVAGNVATRDGAQALIDAGADAIKVGIGPGSICTTRIVAGVGVPQLTALMEAVEAADRADVPVIADGGIKFSGDLAKAIAAGASVAMLGSLLAGTDEAPGEVFLHQGRSYKSYRGMGSVGAMARGSADRYFQAEVSDTHKLVPEGIEGQVPYKGPVAAVLHQLAGGLRAAMGYVGAPTIPEFQDKAQFVRITNAGLRESHVHDVTITRESPNYPSRA
- a CDS encoding DUF3313 domain-containing protein: MPSRFETCRRSPLLGGALGLLLTVAGCGTVLLNETGSLTRYDRLAVSDEVATKAKLYADPAALAATRTVRIVPTRFPESISGPGLNDIERRLIANAADRALCYELSLRYDVVSTKKADLTVRSAVTRVDLTNVPAAGATIATSAGITVASQLGVGFATAVGRVPIPRIPIGLGSITVEAEALDGRHQQRAAMVWAGGANAFTNQARFSSAGDAYDLAGEFGQDFGTLLVTGRDPFKEPLAIPNWNRIRVTTLGEAPLDPDCEQFGRAPGIDGMIGDYIGLPPDWTDKGPRDAIN
- a CDS encoding MFS transporter, which codes for MRASQIVPLVVATALFMENTDSTVIATALPAIARSLNEDPIALKLALTAYLVSLAIFIPISGWMADRYGARTIFRTALVVFMAGSLACAASDSLSAFVAARAFQGIGGAMMVPVGRLVILRAVPKSELVSALAYLTIPALIGPIMGPPLGGLITTYLDWRWIFFINIPIGLVGIVLSTIYFENVRELSRPPLDVIGFLLSGAGLATLMLGLASLGRHLLPDYVSWGCLGGGAILLALYFVHSRRVAHPVIRLDLLKYPTFRAAVTGGSLFRIGTGAIPFLLPLLLQIGFGLDPLQSGLLTFAAAAGALLIKIIGPRILRAYGFRRVMLFNAVIASGFLAVNGLFTAQTPHWLIVGILLVGGCVRSLQFTCVNAIAYAELETREMSSATSLASVAQQLSLSLGVSIGALALETAAARHGRTAIEAGDFWPAFLTVALISFASLFAFLRLKPDAGAEVSGQRLASKGV